In a single window of the Lynx canadensis isolate LIC74 chromosome E2, mLynCan4.pri.v2, whole genome shotgun sequence genome:
- the LOC115502216 gene encoding zinc finger and SCAN domain-containing protein 5B-like: MAADQTFSREKAQGALAGKQDSSCEQWHVSFRAFSGSGRSDPVEDLRRLYELCYLWLRPDLHTKEQILDMLVMEQFMISMPQELQVLVKESAVQSCKDLQDVLRSSQGPKKWTIVSIEGQEFLMRSSDVQMANAEAGDRDLMTDLSKKPQSSGCDIHPENIQVSRELQNLPGTSEPSKGQGQNVLLPETIPGKGVLEGLRPKENLEKSLEETRILKSQEPPFLKGPAPMKTLQEGTHIKNVDAEKPSTQVSERQVSTQNGKRRDSRKTQRSSKRRKQENTSISQDVATHLDTGEFSGQPVSSVHPVGKKATGGTSNVCSLCKKEFRYKSQFSIHWRTHTGERPFKCNTCPGSFMQTSDLRVHQRIHTGEKPYCCEICLKTFTHDSTLRSHKRIHTKEKPYVCEECGKAFSHKGNLNVHQRTHSGVKPYTCHECNCAFRQLGTFKRHQKIH, translated from the exons CGTTTAGCGGCTCGGGGCGGTCGGACCCTGTGGAGGACCTGAGGAGGCTCTATGAGCTCTGCTATCTGTGGCTGCGGCCAGACCTGCACACCAAGGAGCAGATTCTGGATATGCTGGTGATGGAACAGTTCATGATCTCCATGCCGCAGGAGCTCCAGGTCTTAGTGAAGGAAAGTGCTGTGCAGAGCTGCAAAGACCTGCAGGATGTGCTGAGAAGCAGCCAGGGGCCCAAGAAATGG acCATAGTTAGCATAGAAGGACAGGAATTTCTCATGCGAAGTTCAGATGTTCAGATGGCCAATGCCGAGGCTGGTGACAGGGATCTTATGACAGACTTGTCCAAGAAGCCCCAATCCTCTGGGTGTGACATACATCCAGAGAACATCCAGGTCAGCAGAGAGCTACAGAACCTGCCAGGAACCAGTGAACCATCAAAGGGGCAG GGGCAGAACGTTCTCCTGCCTGAGACCATTCCTGGAAAAGGTGTACTGGAGGGTCTGAGACCTAAGGAGAACTTGGAGAAGAGTCTGGAAGAGACAAGAATACTTAAATCCCAAGAACCTCCCTTTCTGAAGGGTCCTG CTCCCATGAAGACTCTCCAAGAAGGAACCCATATTAAAAATGTGGATGCCGAAAAGCCTTCCACACAGGTTTCAGAGAGACAAGTGTCCACTCAGAATGGGAAGAGGAGAGATTCCCGGAAGACTCAAAGAAGttccaaaaggagaaaacaggaaaacaccTCCATTTCCCAAGACGTGGCCACACATTTGGACACAGGAGAATTTTCAGGACAGCCTGTGTCATCAGTTCATCCTGTTGGGAAAAAAGCCACGGGAGGGACATCAAACGTCTGTAGCCTCTGTAAGAAAGAATTTCGTTATAAATCTCAGTTTTCCATCCACTGGAGGACACACACGGGAGAGAGACCCTTTAAATGCAACACCTGTCCTGGGAGTTTCATGCAGACTTCAGACCTCCGAGTTCACCAGCGAATCCACACAGGCGAGAAGCCTTACTGTTGTGAAATCTGCCTCAAGACGTTCACCCACGACTCCACCCTGCGGAGCCACAAGAGGATCCACACAAAGGAGAAGCCCTATGTGTGTGAAGAGTGTGGGAAAGCTTTCAGCCACAAAGGGAACCTCAATGTTCACCAGCGCACCCACTCTGGGGTAAAGCCCTACACGTGTCACGAGTGTAATTGTGCCTTTCGTCAGCTGGGCACTTTTAAGCGCCaccaaaaaatacattaa
- the LOC116737783 gene encoding protein argonaute 2-like, with protein sequence MSVAIKLRNPRGEDGVTDEDGKSWLEDGTEGGSGGGCSLRTPALRCETLWEQVHRTDVPRGPQHAQQTLYTRSPPQPGEAPVCQAGGTGAGGAVLQGARRGRGRRAAGVTEKRGHGGAGSQRGGRPEGPGSSRGGVTEGRAHRAAGITEGRGHGRARGHGEAGSSRGEHPEGPGSRRGGVTELPGHRRAAAGEALEVTESALWRVTGNQSVEPPSGGAERGTSTFLPALFPPPGTTPAALSSDPAPSPLGGRQSFICPLVSPPRTLSARDRQFGE encoded by the exons ATGTCAGTAGCGATCAAGCTGAGAAACCCCAGGGGCGAGGACGGTGTTACTGATGAGGATGGGAAGAGCTGGCTGGAAGATGGGACAGAAGGTGGGAG TGGGGGAGGCTGTAGTTTGAGGACCCCCGCACTGCGCTGTGAGACCCTCTGGGAGCAAGTCCACCGGACGGATGTACCCCGGGGACCCCAGCACGCACAGCAGACCCTGTACACTCGCTCCCCGCCCCAACCTGGCGAGGCTCCAGTGTGCCAGGCTGGGGGTACCGGAGCCGGGGGCGCGGTGCTGCAGGGGGCACGGAGGGGCCGGGGGCGCAGAGCGGCCGGGGTCACGGAGAAGCGGGGTCACGGAGGGGCGGGGTCTCAGAGGGGCGGGCGTCCCGAGGGGCCGGGGTCATCAAGGGGCGGAGTCACAGAGGGGAGGGCGCACAGAGCTGCCGGGATCACGGAGGGGCGGGGTCACGGAAGGGCCCGGGGTCACGGAGAGGCGGGGTCTTCGAGGGGCGAGCACCCCGAGGGGCCGGGGTCACGGAGGGGCGGGGTCACCGAGCTGCCGGGGCACAGACGGGCTGCGGCAGGGGAGGCCCTCGAGGTCACGGAGAGCGCCCTCTGGAGGGTGACTGGCAATCAG TCGGTGGAACCACCGAGCGGCGGCGCAGAGCGAGGCACATCTACCTTTCTCCccgctctcttccctcccccaggaaCGACCCCTGCTGCTCTTTCTAGCGACCCTGCTCCGTCCCCTCTGGGCGGTCGCCAGTCCTTCATCTGCCCGCTAGTCTCTCCTCCAAGAACCCTGTCTGCCCGGGACCGCCAGTTTGGAGAGTGA